A window of the Chionomys nivalis chromosome 25, mChiNiv1.1, whole genome shotgun sequence genome harbors these coding sequences:
- the LOC130866368 gene encoding olfactory receptor 4X2-like: MANIHNVTEFIFLGLSPNQEVQRVCFVIFLLLYTAIVLGNLLMVVTVAASRSLGSPMYFFLGCLSFVEICYSSTTAPKLIFDLLAQKKSVSVWGCMTQLFFMHFFGGAEIFLLTVMAYDRYVAICKPLHYTSIMNRQVCAVLVGTAWMGGFVHSFAQVLLIFHLPFCGPNVIDHYFCDLLPVLKLACSDTFLIGLLIVANGGTLSVISFVVLLASYVVILFHLRTQSSEGRCKALSTCGSHVTVVILFFGPCVFIYMRPSATLPIDKMVAVFYTVITPLLNPVIYSLRNAEVKKAMKTLWVRTIKVDEK; this comes from the coding sequence ATGGCTAACATACACAATGTAACTGAGTTCATTTTTCTGGGACTCTCTCCCAATCAAGAGGTGCAGAGAGTTTGCTTTGtgatatttctgctcttgtacACAGCTATTGTGCTTGGGAACCTCCTCATGGTGGTCACTGTCGCAGCCAGCAGAAGTCTTGGAtcccccatgtacttcttccttggCTGCCTCTCCTTTGTGGAGATCTGCTACTCCTCTACAACAGCTCCCAAACTCATCTTTGATCTCCTAGCTCAGAAGAAATCCGTATCTGTATGGGGTTGCATGACACAGCTTTTCTTCATGCATTTTTTTGGTGGCGCTGAGATTTTCCTGCTCACGGTGATGGCCTATGACCgttatgtggccatctgcaagccCCTGCACTACACCAGTATCATGAATAGACAGGTGTGTGCTGTCCTTGTGGGAACAGCGTGGATGGGAGGCTTTGTACATTCCTTTGCCCAGGTTCTTCTTATCTTCCACTTACCTTTCTGTGGCCCCAATGTCATTGACCATTATTTCTGTGACTTGCTTCCTGTGCTTAAACTTGCCTGCTCAGACACTTTCCTCATCGGTCTGCTAATTGTTGCCAATGGGGGAACACTGTCTGTGATCAGTTTTGTGGTCCTCTTAGCATCCTATGTGGTTATCTTGTTTCATCTGAGGACTCAAAGTTCTGAGGGGCGGTGCAAAGCCCTTTCCACCTGTGGGTCCCATGTCACTGTAGTTATATTGTTCTTTGGTCCCTGTGTTTTCATCTACATGAGACCTTCTGCTACACTGCCTATAGACAAGATGGTAGCTGTGTTCTACACAGTGATAACTCCCCTCCTCAACCCTGTTATCTACTCCCTGAGAAATGCGGAAGTGAAGAAAGCCATGAAGACTCTATGGGTCAGGACAATCAAAGTAGATGAGAAATAG
- the LOC130866169 gene encoding olfactory receptor 4B1-like, producing the protein MVSVNNVTELIITGLFQDPEVQKVCFALFLPVYLATVLGNGLIVVTVNISKTLRSPMYIFLSYLSLVEICYSSTVVPKFITDLLAKLKTISLKGCLAQIFFFHFFGVTEILLLTVMAYDRYVAICKPLYYTAIMSRSMCHHLVTGSWVGGFFHSIIQIFITIPLPFCGPNVIDHYFCDLHPLFKLACTDTFVVGVIMFVNSGLFSVFSFLFLVSSYVVILFNLRNHSAEGRRKALSTCASHIMVVVLFFGPAIFLYLRPASTYTEDKLVAVFYTVITPMLNPIIYTLRNAEVKNAVKKLWGKKVNSSVEQN; encoded by the coding sequence ATGGTCAGCGTAAATAACGTGACTGAACTGATCATCACTGGCCTTTTCCAGGATCCAGAGGTGCAGAAAGTGTGTTTTGCGCTGTTCCTTCCCGTGTACCTGGCCACAGTGCTGGGCAATGGCCTCATTGTTGTGACAGTCAACATCAGTAAGACTCTGCGTTCCCCCATGTATATCTTCCTCAGCTACTTGTCCCTGGTGGAAATCTGCTACTCCTCTACTGTTGTCCCTAAGTTCATCACTGACTTACTTGCCAAACTTAAAACCATCTCGCTGAAGGGCTGTCTGGCTcagattttcttcttccatttctttggggtcactgagatcctcttgcttacagtgatggcctatgaccgttatgtggccatctgcaaacCTCTTTACTACACAGCTATCATGAGTAGGAGCATGTGTCACCATCTGGTGACTGGTTCCTGGGTGGGGGGCTTTTTTCATTCCATAATCCAGATTTTTATCACTATCCCCTTGCCATTTTGTGGTCCCAATGTGATTGACCACTACTTCTGTGACCTCCATCCCTTATTTAAGCTGGCCTGCACTGACACCTTTGTGGTTGGGGTTATTATGTTTGTTAACAGTGgattattctctgtattttccttccttttcttggtATCCTCTTATGTTGTCATCCTGTTCAACTTGAGAAATCATTCTGCTGAGGGGAGGCGGAAGGCCCTATCTACCTGTGCCTCTCATATCATGgtggttgttttgttctttggacCTGCCATTTTCCTCTACTTAAGACCTGCCTCTACCTACACTGAAGACAAACTTGTGGCTGTGTTCTACACTGTCATCACTCCCATGCTGAACCCCATCATCTACACACTCAGGAATGCAGAGGTGAAAAACGCTGTGAAGAAGTTATGGGGCAAGAAAGTGAACTCCAGTGTGgaacaaaattag